The following proteins are encoded in a genomic region of Chiroxiphia lanceolata isolate bChiLan1 chromosome 18, bChiLan1.pri, whole genome shotgun sequence:
- the SFI1 gene encoding protein SFI1 homolog isoform X1, with product MERVRSSSKSLKMQEIQQPAGHQVHASGQAVAPHSARHEFQDRGHDNPSRVGCAQNQRRRLKSFRTRHLARKFFYLWAKMTFGQVLPSKARSFHDQKILQKTFGQWKEWWTVCRERKLSLRAENHYRHFLCSWILKAWRAYVCQQQGERNKHCVAESHAKKQKLLRTWQCWLVYVDVQRTKRGMQSVALAFRERSCLRVSWAVWRRQHYQKCTGHQMNILALQHWAQSLQFRAWLQWRELYLYSQNEKQKETRAVTHHRHWELRRCLGAWLGYLNLHRVKKRQNELAQELHRSRTLRRCFSDWRLLLECKRRIHAHQRDLEKQAARIALWRVFAHWKQYVVLRVEESRQCELAEEHYRHHLLKLGFKGLWQNVVNTRLQRMRKNLSHRQHQVTVLQKFWNRWKSRLEEKEEEQQQALTLVAHVRYRRVLMRWVFDTWLLKANKLQEDRMGEERAVLHFERQLLHCFWRSWRRRAAASLEEQEALVRARDHYSNFLKLKAFCLWKQSTQERKTERLREVQALRFHCSKCLQKTWNKWREYVGHQREKWRKLVRADLHYRQTLLGKTLAAWKSYQQKVRSVLYRVAEKEEEHTRLLLGQLLCTWRENALVLIHEAKATARADEHYRRAVLLKVLLQWRHTAWLRARHRQEKVTAVMEARKHLDTVRLQTLFLHWKELMRECLMLRAQHHRAVQHHQQHLLHKYLGKWKNYHQQCLEKTLLQRRGDQLMTHRLCSASFSCWKARLLQQQREKQQTVQALWHWSLSVQRKVFDAWLTFAKEQQEKKDVNEKGTGVHHTSFLREGGIWALRNPSGMKQLEDQLHAQHQLKKQVTFGRPDVSPETRGHSAEEEPWPSKCRHLPLHPADGGSVLSDLSGIQRARLPPRRPDFLLESLESKELLGPPFARSEVPFQQKSVNKCSAQSGNLLQTPHLEESTCKCLSQTGSAAHSCPVPSLPHAALPSPPLWTADVPRAGQGPELWSPASFMPQMKAGSEKRGDQPGSGHKGAHSQESQQNSVGKLRPNLQPHLLSPEDLVGQWSHQTAAEGEEREHSSREEMVLQRKVEAELRHIQQQMQYYYSRKLELKSCQQQAQILQQWLELSSGPGARAGVQGVQEELGQLQGRIHTLSAAQLTDRQRVQSLLTRLQEIQLALDL from the exons ATGGAGAGAGTCAGGAGCAG TTCAAAATCCCTGAAGATGCAGGAAATCCAACAACCAGCTGGGCATCAAGTCCATGCAAGTGGCCAGGCTGTTGCTCCCCACTCTGCCAGACATGAATTCCAGGACAGAGGCCACGACAATCCCAGCAGAGTTGGGTGTGCCCAGAATCAAAGAAGAAGGTTAAAAAGTTTCCGGACCAG ACATCTAGCAAGGAAATTCTTCTATCTGTGGGCAAAAATGACATTTGGACAAGTTCTCCCTTCCAAAGCCAG ATCCTTTCATGACCAGAAGattcttcaaaaaacttttGGCCAGTGGAAGGAGTGGTGGACAGTTTGCAGAGAGAGGAAGCTCAGCCTCAGAGCAGAGAACCACTACAG GCATTTCCTCTGTAGTTGGATACTCAAGGCCTGGAGAGCCTATGTGTGCCAGCAGCAAGGAGAGAGGAACAAACACTGTGTTGCAGAGTCTCATG CAAAGAAGCAAAAGTTGCTcaggacctggcagtgctggctggtTTATGTTGATGTTCAAAGGACAAAACGTGGGATGCAGTCTGTGGCACTGGCATTCAGGGAAAGAAGCTGTCTGCG CGTTTCATGGGCAGTGTGGAGAAGACAACACTACCAGAAATGCACTGGACATCAAATGAATATTTtggctctgcagcactgggcCCAGAGCCTGCAATTTCGA gcttggttGCAGTGGCGAGAGCTGTATTTGTACAGCCAGAATGAGAAGCAGAAGGAGACCAGGGCAGTCACTCACCATCGGCACTGGGAATTGAGGAGGTGCCTGGGAGCGTGGCTGGGATACTTAAACCTCCACAGAGTAAAGAAACGTCAGAATG AGCTGGCCCAGGAGCTCCACCGGAGCCGGACACTCCGGCGCTGTTTCTCCGACTGGCGGCTGTTGTTGGAGTGCAAGAGAAGAATTCATGCTCACCAAAGGGACTTGGAAAAACAAGCAGCAAGGATTGCCTTATGGAGAGTCTTTGCACACTGGAAGCAGT ATGTTGTGCTGCGTGTGGAGGAGTCTCGGCAGTGTGAGCTGGCTGAAGAGCACTACAGACATCACCTGTTG AAACTTGGCTTTAAGGGTCTTTGGCAGAATGTTGTGAACACTCGTCTtcagagaatgagaaaaaatcTGTCACACCGTCAGCACCAAGTTACA gtGCTGCAGAAGTTCTGGAACCGTTGGAAGTCCCgtttggaagagaaggaggaagaacagcagcaggCCTTGACATTAGTGGCTCATGTCCGTTATAG GAGGGTGTTGATGAGATGGGTGTTTGACACGTGGCTGCTGAAGGCCAACAAGTTGCAGGAGGATCGAATGGGGGAGGAGAGG GCTGTGCTTCATTTTGAAAGGCAACTGTTGCACTGTTTCTGGCGCTCCTGGCGCAGAAGAGCAGCGGCAAgtttggaggagcaggaggccTTAGTTCGTGCCAGAGATCACTACAGTAACTTCCTGAAGCTGAAGGCCTTCTGTCTCTGGAAGCAAAGTActcaggagagaaaaacaga gaggctcagggaggtgCAAGCCTTAAGATTTCACTGTTCAAAGTGTCTGCAGAAGACTTGGAACAAGTGGAGGGAG TATGTGGGACATCAGCGTGAGAAATGGAGGAAGTTGGTGCGAGCAGATCTGCACTATCGGCAGACGTTGCTGGGCAAGACCTTGGCAGCCTGGAAG agttACCAACAAAAGGTACGGAGTGTTCTGTACCGAGTAgctgaaaaggaggaagagcaCACCAGACTGCTGCTGGG GCAGCTTCTGTGTACATGGAGAGAAAATGCCCTTGTTCTTATACATGAAGCCAAGGCAACTGCTCGGGCAGATGAGCACTACAGGAGGGCAGTCCTGTTGAAG GTGTTGCTGCAGTGGAGACACACGGCCTGGCTGCGAGCACGTCACCGCCAGGAGAAGGTGACAGCTGTGATGGAGGCCAGAAAACACCTGGATACAG TGCGTTTACAGACCCtgtttcttcactggaaggaATTAATGAGGGAATGTCTGATGCTGAGGGCTCAGCACCACAGGGCAGTacagcatcaccagcagcacctgctccaCAAGTACCtggggaaatggaaaaattatcATCAGCAGTGCCTTGAGAAAACG ctgctgcagagacgGGGAGATCAGCTAATGACTCACAGACTttgctctgcttccttctcttGCTGGAAGGCACGG cTGTTGCAGCAACAACgggaaaagcagcagacagTGCAGGCACTGTGGCACTGGTCCCTGTCGGTGCAGCGGAAG GTATTTGATGCTTGGCTCACATTTGCCAAGGAGCAACAGGAGAAGAAAGATGTCAATGAAAAAGGCACAGGAGTTCACCACACGAGTTTTCTGAGAGAAGGTGGAATCTGGGCCTTGAGAAACCCCAGTGGCATGAAACAGTTGGAGGATCAGCTCCATGCTCAGCACCAGCTGAAG AAGCAGGTGACATTTGGGAGGCCTGATGTTAGTCCTGAGACAAGAGGACATTCAGCAGAGGAAGAGCCATGGCCTTCAAAATGCAGACATCTACCACTGCACCCTGCTGATGGGGGCTCAGTTCTCAGTGATCT aagtggTATTCAACGAGCCAGGTTACCACCACGGAGGCCTGACTTCCTTCTGGAGTCTCTAGAAAGCAAGGAACTGCTGGGACCTCCTTTTGCTAG GTCAGAGGTGCCTTTTCAGCAAAAATCTGTGAATAAATGTTCTGCACAGAGTGGGAACTTACTGCAGACACCTCACCTGGAGGAAAGCACCTGTAAATGCCTGTCTCAGACGGGCAGTGCTGCTCATTCCTGTCctgttccctctctcccacatgctgctctcccctctcccccactGTGGACAGCAGATGTGCCCCGTGCTGGGCAGGGCCCAGAGCTCTGGTCTCCTGCCTCTTTCATGCCCCAAATGAAAGCTGGATCAGAGAAG AGAGGAGATCAGCCTGGGAGTGGTCACAAAGGAGCCCATTCCCAGGAGTCCCAACAGAACTCAGTGGGGAAGTTGCGACCAAATTTGCAGCCACATCTGCTGTCACCTGAAGACTTGGTGGGACAGTGGAGTCACCAAACTGCAG ctgaaggggaagagagggagcacAGTTCCAGAGAAGAAATGGTGTTGCAGAGAAAGGTGGAGGCTGAACTCCGACACATCCAGCAGCAGATGCAGTACTACTACAGCAGGAAGCTGGAGCTCAA GTCCTgtcagcagcaggcacagattctgcagcagtggctggaaCTGAGCTCAGGACCAGGAGCCCGAGCTGGTGTGCAAGGAGTTCAGGAAGAGCTGGGCCAG CTGCAGGGGAGGATCCACACCCTGAGTGCAGCCCAGCTGACGGACAGACAGCGCGTGCAGAGCCTGCTCACCCGCCTGCAGGAGATCCAGCTTGCCCTGGATCTATAA
- the SFI1 gene encoding protein SFI1 homolog isoform X2, with translation MERVRSSSKSLKMQEIQQPAGHQVHASGQAVAPHSARHEFQDRGHDNPSRVGCAQNQRRRLKSFRTRHLARKFFYLWAKMTFGQVLPSKARSFHDQKILQKTFGQWKEWWTVCRERKLSLRAENHYRHFLCSWILKAWRAYVCQQQGERNKHCVAESHAKKQKLLRTWQCWLVYVDVQRTKRGMQSVALAFRERSCLRVSWAVWRRQHYQKCTGHQMNILALQHWAQSLQFRAWLQWRELYLYSQNEKQKETRAVTHHRHWELRRCLGAWLGYLNLHRVKKRQNELAQELHRSRTLRRCFSDWRLLLECKRRIHAHQRDLEKQAARIALWRVFAHWKQYVVLRVEESRQCELAEEHYRHHLLKLGFKGLWQNVVNTRLQRMRKNLSHRQHQVTVLQKFWNRWKSRLEEKEEEQQQALTLVAHVRYRRVLMRWVFDTWLLKANKLQEDRMGEERAVLHFERQLLHCFWRSWRRRAAASLEEQEALVRARDHYSNFLKLKAFCLWKQSTQERKTERLREVQALRFHCSKCLQKTWNKWREYVGHQREKWRKLVRADLHYRQTLLGKTLAAWKSYQQKVRSVLYRVAEKEEEHTRLLLGQLLCTWRENALVLIHEAKATARADEHYRRAVLLKVLLQWRHTAWLRARHRQEKVTAVMEARKHLDTVRLQTLFLHWKELMRECLMLRAQHHRAVQHHQQHLLHKYLGKWKNYHQQCLEKTLLQRRGDQLMTHRLCSASFSCWKARLLQQQREKQQTVQALWHWSLSVQRKVFDAWLTFAKEQQEKKDVNEKGTGVHHTSFLREGGIWALRNPSGMKQLEDQLHAQHQLKQVTFGRPDVSPETRGHSAEEEPWPSKCRHLPLHPADGGSVLSDLSGIQRARLPPRRPDFLLESLESKELLGPPFARSEVPFQQKSVNKCSAQSGNLLQTPHLEESTCKCLSQTGSAAHSCPVPSLPHAALPSPPLWTADVPRAGQGPELWSPASFMPQMKAGSEKRGDQPGSGHKGAHSQESQQNSVGKLRPNLQPHLLSPEDLVGQWSHQTAAEGEEREHSSREEMVLQRKVEAELRHIQQQMQYYYSRKLELKSCQQQAQILQQWLELSSGPGARAGVQGVQEELGQLQGRIHTLSAAQLTDRQRVQSLLTRLQEIQLALDL, from the exons ATGGAGAGAGTCAGGAGCAG TTCAAAATCCCTGAAGATGCAGGAAATCCAACAACCAGCTGGGCATCAAGTCCATGCAAGTGGCCAGGCTGTTGCTCCCCACTCTGCCAGACATGAATTCCAGGACAGAGGCCACGACAATCCCAGCAGAGTTGGGTGTGCCCAGAATCAAAGAAGAAGGTTAAAAAGTTTCCGGACCAG ACATCTAGCAAGGAAATTCTTCTATCTGTGGGCAAAAATGACATTTGGACAAGTTCTCCCTTCCAAAGCCAG ATCCTTTCATGACCAGAAGattcttcaaaaaacttttGGCCAGTGGAAGGAGTGGTGGACAGTTTGCAGAGAGAGGAAGCTCAGCCTCAGAGCAGAGAACCACTACAG GCATTTCCTCTGTAGTTGGATACTCAAGGCCTGGAGAGCCTATGTGTGCCAGCAGCAAGGAGAGAGGAACAAACACTGTGTTGCAGAGTCTCATG CAAAGAAGCAAAAGTTGCTcaggacctggcagtgctggctggtTTATGTTGATGTTCAAAGGACAAAACGTGGGATGCAGTCTGTGGCACTGGCATTCAGGGAAAGAAGCTGTCTGCG CGTTTCATGGGCAGTGTGGAGAAGACAACACTACCAGAAATGCACTGGACATCAAATGAATATTTtggctctgcagcactgggcCCAGAGCCTGCAATTTCGA gcttggttGCAGTGGCGAGAGCTGTATTTGTACAGCCAGAATGAGAAGCAGAAGGAGACCAGGGCAGTCACTCACCATCGGCACTGGGAATTGAGGAGGTGCCTGGGAGCGTGGCTGGGATACTTAAACCTCCACAGAGTAAAGAAACGTCAGAATG AGCTGGCCCAGGAGCTCCACCGGAGCCGGACACTCCGGCGCTGTTTCTCCGACTGGCGGCTGTTGTTGGAGTGCAAGAGAAGAATTCATGCTCACCAAAGGGACTTGGAAAAACAAGCAGCAAGGATTGCCTTATGGAGAGTCTTTGCACACTGGAAGCAGT ATGTTGTGCTGCGTGTGGAGGAGTCTCGGCAGTGTGAGCTGGCTGAAGAGCACTACAGACATCACCTGTTG AAACTTGGCTTTAAGGGTCTTTGGCAGAATGTTGTGAACACTCGTCTtcagagaatgagaaaaaatcTGTCACACCGTCAGCACCAAGTTACA gtGCTGCAGAAGTTCTGGAACCGTTGGAAGTCCCgtttggaagagaaggaggaagaacagcagcaggCCTTGACATTAGTGGCTCATGTCCGTTATAG GAGGGTGTTGATGAGATGGGTGTTTGACACGTGGCTGCTGAAGGCCAACAAGTTGCAGGAGGATCGAATGGGGGAGGAGAGG GCTGTGCTTCATTTTGAAAGGCAACTGTTGCACTGTTTCTGGCGCTCCTGGCGCAGAAGAGCAGCGGCAAgtttggaggagcaggaggccTTAGTTCGTGCCAGAGATCACTACAGTAACTTCCTGAAGCTGAAGGCCTTCTGTCTCTGGAAGCAAAGTActcaggagagaaaaacaga gaggctcagggaggtgCAAGCCTTAAGATTTCACTGTTCAAAGTGTCTGCAGAAGACTTGGAACAAGTGGAGGGAG TATGTGGGACATCAGCGTGAGAAATGGAGGAAGTTGGTGCGAGCAGATCTGCACTATCGGCAGACGTTGCTGGGCAAGACCTTGGCAGCCTGGAAG agttACCAACAAAAGGTACGGAGTGTTCTGTACCGAGTAgctgaaaaggaggaagagcaCACCAGACTGCTGCTGGG GCAGCTTCTGTGTACATGGAGAGAAAATGCCCTTGTTCTTATACATGAAGCCAAGGCAACTGCTCGGGCAGATGAGCACTACAGGAGGGCAGTCCTGTTGAAG GTGTTGCTGCAGTGGAGACACACGGCCTGGCTGCGAGCACGTCACCGCCAGGAGAAGGTGACAGCTGTGATGGAGGCCAGAAAACACCTGGATACAG TGCGTTTACAGACCCtgtttcttcactggaaggaATTAATGAGGGAATGTCTGATGCTGAGGGCTCAGCACCACAGGGCAGTacagcatcaccagcagcacctgctccaCAAGTACCtggggaaatggaaaaattatcATCAGCAGTGCCTTGAGAAAACG ctgctgcagagacgGGGAGATCAGCTAATGACTCACAGACTttgctctgcttccttctcttGCTGGAAGGCACGG cTGTTGCAGCAACAACgggaaaagcagcagacagTGCAGGCACTGTGGCACTGGTCCCTGTCGGTGCAGCGGAAG GTATTTGATGCTTGGCTCACATTTGCCAAGGAGCAACAGGAGAAGAAAGATGTCAATGAAAAAGGCACAGGAGTTCACCACACGAGTTTTCTGAGAGAAGGTGGAATCTGGGCCTTGAGAAACCCCAGTGGCATGAAACAGTTGGAGGATCAGCTCCATGCTCAGCACCAGCTGAAG CAGGTGACATTTGGGAGGCCTGATGTTAGTCCTGAGACAAGAGGACATTCAGCAGAGGAAGAGCCATGGCCTTCAAAATGCAGACATCTACCACTGCACCCTGCTGATGGGGGCTCAGTTCTCAGTGATCT aagtggTATTCAACGAGCCAGGTTACCACCACGGAGGCCTGACTTCCTTCTGGAGTCTCTAGAAAGCAAGGAACTGCTGGGACCTCCTTTTGCTAG GTCAGAGGTGCCTTTTCAGCAAAAATCTGTGAATAAATGTTCTGCACAGAGTGGGAACTTACTGCAGACACCTCACCTGGAGGAAAGCACCTGTAAATGCCTGTCTCAGACGGGCAGTGCTGCTCATTCCTGTCctgttccctctctcccacatgctgctctcccctctcccccactGTGGACAGCAGATGTGCCCCGTGCTGGGCAGGGCCCAGAGCTCTGGTCTCCTGCCTCTTTCATGCCCCAAATGAAAGCTGGATCAGAGAAG AGAGGAGATCAGCCTGGGAGTGGTCACAAAGGAGCCCATTCCCAGGAGTCCCAACAGAACTCAGTGGGGAAGTTGCGACCAAATTTGCAGCCACATCTGCTGTCACCTGAAGACTTGGTGGGACAGTGGAGTCACCAAACTGCAG ctgaaggggaagagagggagcacAGTTCCAGAGAAGAAATGGTGTTGCAGAGAAAGGTGGAGGCTGAACTCCGACACATCCAGCAGCAGATGCAGTACTACTACAGCAGGAAGCTGGAGCTCAA GTCCTgtcagcagcaggcacagattctgcagcagtggctggaaCTGAGCTCAGGACCAGGAGCCCGAGCTGGTGTGCAAGGAGTTCAGGAAGAGCTGGGCCAG CTGCAGGGGAGGATCCACACCCTGAGTGCAGCCCAGCTGACGGACAGACAGCGCGTGCAGAGCCTGCTCACCCGCCTGCAGGAGATCCAGCTTGCCCTGGATCTATAA
- the SFI1 gene encoding protein SFI1 homolog isoform X4, with product MERVRSSSKSLKMQEIQQPAGHQVHASGQAVAPHSARHEFQDRGHDNPSRVGCAQNQRRRLKSFRTRHLARKFFYLWAKMTFGQVLPSKARSFHDQKILQKTFGQWKEWWTVCRERKLSLRAENHYRHFLCSWILKAWRAYVCQQQGERNKHCVAESHAKKQKLLRTWQCWLVYVDVQRTKRGMQSVALAFRERSCLRVSWAVWRRQHYQKCTGHQMNILALQHWAQSLQFRAWLQWRELYLYSQNEKQKETRAVTHHRHWELRRCLGAWLGYLNLHRVKKRQNELAQELHRSRTLRRCFSDWRLLLECKRRIHAHQRDLEKQAARIALWRVFAHWKQYVVLRVEESRQCELAEEHYRHHLLKLGFKGLWQNVVNTRLQRMRKNLSHRQHQVTVLQKFWNRWKSRLEEKEEEQQQALTLVAHVRYRRVLMRWVFDTWLLKANKLQEDRMGEERAVLHFERQLLHCFWRSWRRRAAASLEEQEALVRARDHYSNFLKLKAFCLWKQSTQERKTERLREVQALRFHCSKCLQKTWNKWREYVGHQREKWRKLVRADLHYRQTLLGKTLAAWKSYQQKVRSVLYRVAEKEEEHTRLLLGQLLCTWRENALVLIHEAKATARADEHYRRAVLLKVLLQWRHTAWLRARHRQEKVTAVMEARKHLDTVRLQTLFLHWKELMRECLMLRAQHHRAVQHHQQHLLHKYLGKWKNYHQQCLEKTLLQQQREKQQTVQALWHWSLSVQRKVFDAWLTFAKEQQEKKDVNEKGTGVHHTSFLREGGIWALRNPSGMKQLEDQLHAQHQLKKQVTFGRPDVSPETRGHSAEEEPWPSKCRHLPLHPADGGSVLSDLSGIQRARLPPRRPDFLLESLESKELLGPPFARSEVPFQQKSVNKCSAQSGNLLQTPHLEESTCKCLSQTGSAAHSCPVPSLPHAALPSPPLWTADVPRAGQGPELWSPASFMPQMKAGSEKRGDQPGSGHKGAHSQESQQNSVGKLRPNLQPHLLSPEDLVGQWSHQTAAEGEEREHSSREEMVLQRKVEAELRHIQQQMQYYYSRKLELKSCQQQAQILQQWLELSSGPGARAGVQGVQEELGQLQGRIHTLSAAQLTDRQRVQSLLTRLQEIQLALDL from the exons ATGGAGAGAGTCAGGAGCAG TTCAAAATCCCTGAAGATGCAGGAAATCCAACAACCAGCTGGGCATCAAGTCCATGCAAGTGGCCAGGCTGTTGCTCCCCACTCTGCCAGACATGAATTCCAGGACAGAGGCCACGACAATCCCAGCAGAGTTGGGTGTGCCCAGAATCAAAGAAGAAGGTTAAAAAGTTTCCGGACCAG ACATCTAGCAAGGAAATTCTTCTATCTGTGGGCAAAAATGACATTTGGACAAGTTCTCCCTTCCAAAGCCAG ATCCTTTCATGACCAGAAGattcttcaaaaaacttttGGCCAGTGGAAGGAGTGGTGGACAGTTTGCAGAGAGAGGAAGCTCAGCCTCAGAGCAGAGAACCACTACAG GCATTTCCTCTGTAGTTGGATACTCAAGGCCTGGAGAGCCTATGTGTGCCAGCAGCAAGGAGAGAGGAACAAACACTGTGTTGCAGAGTCTCATG CAAAGAAGCAAAAGTTGCTcaggacctggcagtgctggctggtTTATGTTGATGTTCAAAGGACAAAACGTGGGATGCAGTCTGTGGCACTGGCATTCAGGGAAAGAAGCTGTCTGCG CGTTTCATGGGCAGTGTGGAGAAGACAACACTACCAGAAATGCACTGGACATCAAATGAATATTTtggctctgcagcactgggcCCAGAGCCTGCAATTTCGA gcttggttGCAGTGGCGAGAGCTGTATTTGTACAGCCAGAATGAGAAGCAGAAGGAGACCAGGGCAGTCACTCACCATCGGCACTGGGAATTGAGGAGGTGCCTGGGAGCGTGGCTGGGATACTTAAACCTCCACAGAGTAAAGAAACGTCAGAATG AGCTGGCCCAGGAGCTCCACCGGAGCCGGACACTCCGGCGCTGTTTCTCCGACTGGCGGCTGTTGTTGGAGTGCAAGAGAAGAATTCATGCTCACCAAAGGGACTTGGAAAAACAAGCAGCAAGGATTGCCTTATGGAGAGTCTTTGCACACTGGAAGCAGT ATGTTGTGCTGCGTGTGGAGGAGTCTCGGCAGTGTGAGCTGGCTGAAGAGCACTACAGACATCACCTGTTG AAACTTGGCTTTAAGGGTCTTTGGCAGAATGTTGTGAACACTCGTCTtcagagaatgagaaaaaatcTGTCACACCGTCAGCACCAAGTTACA gtGCTGCAGAAGTTCTGGAACCGTTGGAAGTCCCgtttggaagagaaggaggaagaacagcagcaggCCTTGACATTAGTGGCTCATGTCCGTTATAG GAGGGTGTTGATGAGATGGGTGTTTGACACGTGGCTGCTGAAGGCCAACAAGTTGCAGGAGGATCGAATGGGGGAGGAGAGG GCTGTGCTTCATTTTGAAAGGCAACTGTTGCACTGTTTCTGGCGCTCCTGGCGCAGAAGAGCAGCGGCAAgtttggaggagcaggaggccTTAGTTCGTGCCAGAGATCACTACAGTAACTTCCTGAAGCTGAAGGCCTTCTGTCTCTGGAAGCAAAGTActcaggagagaaaaacaga gaggctcagggaggtgCAAGCCTTAAGATTTCACTGTTCAAAGTGTCTGCAGAAGACTTGGAACAAGTGGAGGGAG TATGTGGGACATCAGCGTGAGAAATGGAGGAAGTTGGTGCGAGCAGATCTGCACTATCGGCAGACGTTGCTGGGCAAGACCTTGGCAGCCTGGAAG agttACCAACAAAAGGTACGGAGTGTTCTGTACCGAGTAgctgaaaaggaggaagagcaCACCAGACTGCTGCTGGG GCAGCTTCTGTGTACATGGAGAGAAAATGCCCTTGTTCTTATACATGAAGCCAAGGCAACTGCTCGGGCAGATGAGCACTACAGGAGGGCAGTCCTGTTGAAG GTGTTGCTGCAGTGGAGACACACGGCCTGGCTGCGAGCACGTCACCGCCAGGAGAAGGTGACAGCTGTGATGGAGGCCAGAAAACACCTGGATACAG TGCGTTTACAGACCCtgtttcttcactggaaggaATTAATGAGGGAATGTCTGATGCTGAGGGCTCAGCACCACAGGGCAGTacagcatcaccagcagcacctgctccaCAAGTACCtggggaaatggaaaaattatcATCAGCAGTGCCTTGAGAAAACG cTGTTGCAGCAACAACgggaaaagcagcagacagTGCAGGCACTGTGGCACTGGTCCCTGTCGGTGCAGCGGAAG GTATTTGATGCTTGGCTCACATTTGCCAAGGAGCAACAGGAGAAGAAAGATGTCAATGAAAAAGGCACAGGAGTTCACCACACGAGTTTTCTGAGAGAAGGTGGAATCTGGGCCTTGAGAAACCCCAGTGGCATGAAACAGTTGGAGGATCAGCTCCATGCTCAGCACCAGCTGAAG AAGCAGGTGACATTTGGGAGGCCTGATGTTAGTCCTGAGACAAGAGGACATTCAGCAGAGGAAGAGCCATGGCCTTCAAAATGCAGACATCTACCACTGCACCCTGCTGATGGGGGCTCAGTTCTCAGTGATCT aagtggTATTCAACGAGCCAGGTTACCACCACGGAGGCCTGACTTCCTTCTGGAGTCTCTAGAAAGCAAGGAACTGCTGGGACCTCCTTTTGCTAG GTCAGAGGTGCCTTTTCAGCAAAAATCTGTGAATAAATGTTCTGCACAGAGTGGGAACTTACTGCAGACACCTCACCTGGAGGAAAGCACCTGTAAATGCCTGTCTCAGACGGGCAGTGCTGCTCATTCCTGTCctgttccctctctcccacatgctgctctcccctctcccccactGTGGACAGCAGATGTGCCCCGTGCTGGGCAGGGCCCAGAGCTCTGGTCTCCTGCCTCTTTCATGCCCCAAATGAAAGCTGGATCAGAGAAG AGAGGAGATCAGCCTGGGAGTGGTCACAAAGGAGCCCATTCCCAGGAGTCCCAACAGAACTCAGTGGGGAAGTTGCGACCAAATTTGCAGCCACATCTGCTGTCACCTGAAGACTTGGTGGGACAGTGGAGTCACCAAACTGCAG ctgaaggggaagagagggagcacAGTTCCAGAGAAGAAATGGTGTTGCAGAGAAAGGTGGAGGCTGAACTCCGACACATCCAGCAGCAGATGCAGTACTACTACAGCAGGAAGCTGGAGCTCAA GTCCTgtcagcagcaggcacagattctgcagcagtggctggaaCTGAGCTCAGGACCAGGAGCCCGAGCTGGTGTGCAAGGAGTTCAGGAAGAGCTGGGCCAG CTGCAGGGGAGGATCCACACCCTGAGTGCAGCCCAGCTGACGGACAGACAGCGCGTGCAGAGCCTGCTCACCCGCCTGCAGGAGATCCAGCTTGCCCTGGATCTATAA